AGTAGTTTCCATAACAAAACTAAGCACATTTACAACCCTTATGGTTCTCTGCATTCAATTTTCATGTCACCTTCTTTTCTATAACACTGAGTGTACAGGCAACCCCTATGTGCTCAGCATATCAGAACTCTTCAGCTTCATTTCTGCTGTACTTACATTTCACAAATGTCATGTGAAAGAACCTTCTACAAACACAAAGAGCCAGACACAGAAACATTAATTGCCTGTCTTCCTGAtaaccaaccaaaccaaacaagtTACCATCTTTCATCCGCTCAAAGATGGCCAACAACTACATGAACTGCTACCCCTCTACTTGCCCAAGCCCTGGTCTGGAGACATCCCTTTTCCCCAGGACCACTGCTGACTCTGCAGAGCAGTTctgcagctgcaccaggaaCAGGAAAAAGAGAGCCCACCAAAACAGTAATTTAACACGTGGAACATTCTGTTTTACAGTGGTCACTACACAATGTATACCAGCATGTTCACACCACTGTCACCAGCAGGCAACGCTACTGCTGTGGAAGCTTTCAGCAGTGGCCCTCTCTCATCTGAGCGAAAACACAAAGTGCCACGTCAAACAGCATctactgcattttttaattcagaaaatctCCCTTGAAATGGCCAGTGTGAACTTTTAAGTACTCTATAAAATCAAATATTAGTGCTTGGAGACTGCTCAGCTGTGACTTATAGGGCTTCCTTTTTGAACTTAAGAACATGCTGTTCTTTCAGAGAATTCTACAATTCCATTTAATCATGAAATGTCTGTATTGCAGAAGTTGGTGCTTGGTTCTGTGAGGAAAACCTCCCCAGATTTTCAGAACATCTCTATCTTTTTGTAACCAATATTGGAGCATAAGTAAACCTGCAGCATAGATTGTGGCGTGAGTGAAACTAATGGCTTAAAGCCCCATCCCCtttcaggaagaagaaaagttaCTATcatgaaaacaaggaaattatttgggaaGTTGTATGAAGAGAAAACAATGGCCTGTGGGTGAAGACCTGCATTAAACAGCTTTCCCAAGTATGATTTATACTGAAATAAATGCCTTGTAGCATAAGTTCACCTAAGAGTGGTAAAATCGAAGTACAACTCTAACAGGCTTTTAAAAACCAGTTTTTATCCCTTTCTGCCTAAAAGAGAAGCAGGGAAGGCACTTTGTATCTCATTTGATAAAACAATTCACTGCAGACAATAATATTACATTGGTAAAAGAGTATGCAATTTGAAGGCAGTCACAGCTTCAGTCTTCCATTCCAAGTTCTTGTTTCAGACTGAAAGACAAGTAAGAACATGAGTCAGCTTGTagcaaaatactgaaaactcTTTAGACCAGTTAGTGGAAGCCCTGACAATACACACTGCGGTTGAGCTAAAAGGCAGAGTGGGTTTATCACTTGTTTTGGGTAAGAACCAGTGCATCGGAAAAACCATAGGGTAAAATCTCAGATTCTGGAGGCAACACAGAGTTGTTGTAAATCTTGAGATTTACCTGATGAACTACATCACTGACACAATGGCACACTCACCTTTTTAAGTAGGCGTGGACATTGTCAAAGCCGTGGTACTTGGCCAGGTAGACCAGGACACCCGTGGCACATCGGCCATCTCGCTGTCTGCAGAAGCTACAGTTGCAGATTCCACGACACGGGGGGCACCTCCATGTCTACACAGAAAAGAGACAACAAGAAGCCCTTTTAGCTGAGATGCTATGCCAGATGTAACTCACACCCACAACTTAGAAGAGTGCCCTGCTACACATTGAGTTGTGCAGTGAACATCAGCACTGCATAAAGTTGTCTAAACCAGCACAAGAGTACAAATTCCTCAGTCTGCAGGGGATTAAGCTCTCTATTGACTGCCTTGCACATAACCACAGGAAGCAGTCCACTCTGTTTTAACTCCTACAtcacagcccacagcagcagcactttgtcCACAATacagttcttttccacaggGCATTAAGCACTAATGCAAGGCAAAAGAGAACACTATTTGTGATGCTCAAACACAGGAAtattttggctgctgctctgttctcATACTTTACTCCTGCAAATAAAACTACAGAAGCATTAAATACAACAAGTTCTATACAACACAGTTCTGTGATTCAGGCTGAACCAAGCCAGGAGTGCATGATGTACTACAGCACTGTGAGCAGCTCTGTTAAATGCCCAGCTGCCAGTGACCAATACCCCTGGCTGTGCAAGTCAAGCACAACAAAGCAGCACGGAGCACGGTCCTACCGGGTCCAGCAGCGCTGCTCTGACATCCTCCCCGTATCTGTTGCGGAGGCACGGCCCACAGAACTGGCCCCGCACCCCCACGCAGTCAGGGTTGCGACAGTTTGTCTTGGTGTCTATGGTCTTCTGGCGACACTGGTGACAGGTGGATCCCTAGGacacagggaaaacaaacaagacgTTAAAGTTTTagtcaggaggaaaaaagccttGAACAAAATCTCTTTGGCAGCTAGCAGTGCTTATCCCGAAACAGAAAGCCACCTTGCAAGTTTGAACCAAGACTGTTTTAACACTGCATCTTTGGTGCCTGGTAATAGCAGCCCCTGGCTGGTATCACTTGGGTATTACAGTTGTTCCAGAGTGAAAGCAAGCTAATTGGCTTGGTAAAGGCCATTCTACAAATTCAGGTAAAAATAACAAAGGACACTTCAAGATCTCAGACATATTTCTCCCAAAAATCACATCCTCTCTCTCAGTGAGAGGGCGTGTGCTCTATTTGATGCTGAAACACAAAcatgaaataacaaaaaaatggTTTCACAAAGTACACATTTCACAAAGCTGGAATATACTTACCATAGCCCTGTTATATACTTTTTCACTTGCAGATCCACAAATATTATCCAGCTCTTCTTCTGTTATGTCCTCAACTGGGCGCACAACATGTGGAAAAGCCATGGCACCACGGTGACCCCTCCTGGGAGCACGGGCTTCATGCTGAAGAGCAAAGATACAATACTTTTAGTATTAGTTTCAGCAAAAACTCTACAAAGGCAAGGATCTTCAGCAATGCTGAAGTCTCAAACACCCATCACATATTTAAGGAAAAGACAACAACTGTGTACAGACGTATGGTATGGATGCAGCTTTAACACCTTTACTTGACCTGTCCCCTTCAGAGCGCAGTGATGGTACGTACTTGCTTCACTCCTGCTGGAGTGCACAAGTGGAAGTGGTTTTTCAAGAGGAAATGGAGATCGTGTATAAAatgcccttttttttcttctttgattttttttttaattcttccaaGGCCATGGCATACTGATAAACCTCATCAATTCCCTAAGAACCGCTATTTCCTTGAAGTGAAACCTTCATACAAAACCACCCTCACAACACACAACAGAAGAACTAGATCTTTATCATACCTCCAGGTATTCAtcagacatttttcttcttctcaccAAGATGTACCGGtcatcttcttcctcttctggtACCAGAGTAGGAGGACCTTCGATCAAGGACCTTGACCTTGTGTGAGGCCGAGAGCTCCGGTCTGGGTTCCTCCTCAAGGCACATTTGGGCAATGAATGCCTTGGAAGTCGCTTTGGTCCCTGCTAATGTTTAAAAGCCCTTTTGAAACAGGTGAAGACACAGATAGCTCCTGACCCTACTGAATTCCTCCCCTAAAGATGCCTTCCTCTTGTTCTTTTCCAAAGACGTGTCTATCCCTGTCCCAGTCAGAAAACAGGTAAGAACCTAAGCAAGCTCATCTTGGGCACTCTGCTAGGCACAGAGAAATAGTCAAAAGCAGCAGAACCCGTGTCTGTGAGGATTGCGATTTTTAGTGCTGTTCTAATCTTCACCCAAATTACAAATGCATCAGCAGTGAAATTCATTACACTGCTGATTCACAACCCAATCTTCTTATAAGTTTGGCATAATGCCAGGTGTTTTTCAAGGCTCCAAACTCACAGAATATTCAGGTCTGAGCTGCCCTCCCTTATCTCCAGCCTTTGTATAAACACATATTTACATAGcactttgtttggttttattggCCTGTGGAGACACTTAACCTTTATAAATTAATCTCTTCTGCTGTATACCATGGCAAACCAAAAGAGAATTACATCCATTTTAGGAAGCAATAAAATTCTAACTGGACTTTGATTTGCACGGTTTATTAAGTTTTTACATTGAGAATCCTGCTTTGTAATGACAGAATTTGACTCTTAGAAATCTGAATGCAAATACAGTAAGTTAGTACTCACATGACTGACAGCTGGCAACGATTTTCTCCCACCAAAGATACCAGAAACATTTTGCAACTCAGCCATTAGTTTTGCAAGCTaacaagagagagaaaaatgaagcagagcCTTAAAAGGGTATTTATGTGCTATTACAGACTACTAGGGCAATTGACTACAAGTACAATTACTTCTAGGAAATGCAGTCATTCTTCAACTCTTTACATTTATGTCTTATTTATGTTTTAGTGACTGCAAGTAATTTGGAAATGCTCAAACTTATTATGTCGTTAGGCTTGCAGCCTATGGATTTTCATATGCCAGTAAATATAAAGCATCAGATTTATATTTAAGGAATGCAAATTCATCTTAATGCATTCACATTATTCCCATTACAGTGAATTTAAACAGAGGTCCCCCCAGAGTCGAatgggaggggggaaagggcCAGTCCACAGGAAGACAAGAGTACTTGccattgctttgttttcctttatgtttaaagctcttttttctAAAAACATAGCACCACTTTCTTCAGTGTCAGAGTCTGAATCTGGAGCAGGCACTGGTGTTTCAGGAACAGGTTCCACGCCACCCTTCCTCCTCTCTGATCTTCGAAGTGGAAACTTCATGGCTACTTTCAGAGGAACAGGGCATTTCCGCCCTCTCTGACCCATCTCACTTCCAGCACTTGTGTCATTCTCATCTGAATCTGATTCCAATTTCTGTTAACAAACCAAAACGGAAGCATGTAAACCCAGGAGAGTTGCTCTGCAGTTAAACACACCTGACATTTTGTCTAGGAGTAGTGTAAGAGGCTACCTGGCTGAAATCCAGTCCTAGTGTTCTAATGCATTTTGGAGCgggagggaagcagaggggacacggggataAAAATTTCTCAGGGAGACCCACATGTTTGTGCCAAACACACTAGAAAAGGGAGTGTAGGTAAGTTACAGCTGTCTTAGCTGTTACTTGCAGGTTTAATAGCAAAAGTACTTCGTGTGTATGGTATGAGAAAGAACTGCCTTTAAAGGGCTCAATTTTGCTACATATAGTATTTGACTGTAAAAAAAGCCAGTATGCAAATCTCCACAGAAGgttaaattcaattttttaagCTGTCAAGTACAGTCATCTCACAGTGTCAATGATAAAAAATGGAAACTTCCTTCCAAGTTTCCGTTGAATGGAACTAGTGAAATAATTACGAATAAAATACCAGTATTTTCTAATCTTTGAATTCTCCTGTCTTGCTTACAAATTTCCCAAGAACTAATAGTTCAGTGAGGACATAAATTTGTTAAAAGCTCATTATGCAACAggctttgatttttctttttagacaCAACAAGACAGTCTTATTTTGATCACCAGTAACAGTGGACATCAAATGGCCATTTTTATTTACACAGGGCTTTTATTAAATAAGTATGTGATTCTGTTTGCACATTATGTGTAGTTAttgactcttttttttctacttatcTATTCCAGCTTTGTCTTCTACTTATTTTCTTCACTATTGTGTTTTAACTCAGATGTGATTTCTTCCAAttagatgtttttcttttctagtcATTCTTCAGCATGTGCTGAAGTTATGACAAACCTGGTTTTGCCAAAAGTGGTATTACTACAGTTTCTCTTCTGAATATCAACTACTGATCTTTTCAAGCAATAGAACTGATCTTGAACTGATGtcaaggaaaagcaggaaggcaGATCTCACCACCCATCACAATTTCTTTACTGCTAAAAGATGCACAGCATTCCCTGTTATGCTGCCAGAGTGGAGGTCTGAACTGCGTGTCAAGACACACAAGATTTTTTCTGAGGTTTGCTGGAGCCCATGGGCTAACCTAACATTTCATActgaggaaagcagaaacattGGGTTCCCACAGAGTAACATCCAGCAAGGACAGTTTTAAGAGGCATATTTCAAAACACATATGGCggatttttaaaagctcagtATCTTGAGTGCTTTTCatgaagatgaaaagaaaactaaacTTTGGCTACTTGGACTGTTTACTAAATGAAATTATGCTTCCTTCTGAAACATTGAACTTTCAAGCTGGCATTGTTTTCCAATTAAGAATGTGtaagaatttaaatataaaatagcaAACTAAAATCAACTGTCTTACCAATGCATCTTGAACCTCATTTTCTGAAAAGCCACAGAAAGACTCATCATCAGAGGCTTCATGAAAAATTTTTGCCAGTTCTTCTTTAATATCCGACCtaaatttgcatttctacaaaaaataaaatatcctttaACTTAGGTtgtacagaaaattattaacaTTTATAAGTACAAtagaagaaaacagcttttcaatacagaaaaaaaagttaaaggtTTTCACAAGGGGTTTCAGAACCATAACTGCAAATTATCAGGCACATTAGGTTAGGTGACATATCAAAGGCTAGAACTGATAGCTAATATGTTTCCAACAATTACCACCTAGAAGCACAAGAGTGAAATGAAATTACAACGTATAGCACAGGTTTATAACTACTATACAAAAACATTAGTAGACCAAGTAATTCTACATTATGAGCTTTACACTTTTTGCAATCTTTACTAGTACTGCCCATATGATCTTATTTGTTCTTGTAATGTACTTACTGTGTTTGCAAAATTATCAGAACCAAAACTGTCACAACTGTCATCAGAGGATGAGGATGTTTCCATGGGAATCAGTTTTGTATTTCGAAAGGCTGTGAAGTTTCTCCTTCCTGAACAACGGCGCTACAAAAGGACAACAGCAACACCATTAAGAAGAGACCTACTGCAGCACAGTAGCTTTTAAGAATATCTTTTTATTGAAGTTTAGGAAGTTAGAACATTTTAGGATGTTTAACCATCTTGAAGGAAAGTCAGAAAACAAACATCAGCTTTGAATTAATCTCAAAGTTAAGAATGACAACAGTTTTTACTCTGATACAGTTCTGATCATTGTCTAGATGAGTTTCATTCAGTATTTAAGAATACTTCTTTTATGCAAACAGACAAGTGGAAATAAGCACATTAATCATGTCACTCCCCAATCATCATAGCCAATGATGGAAAAAAGTGCAGGTACACGAAAAGTACCTAGAAACCCGCTTTGATTCACTTATTACTTGCACTTTGAGGCAAACACTAAATactctgcagctcttcaggaaGGGCCAAAGGATCCTACCCAGAGACCTAACTATTCTGGACAAAGCAGCttgctgttttgaaaattttGCCACCGATTTAGAGGACTTTTTTTTATGGAGGTCAGGTTTTCCTTCCCCAGGAAATGTTCCTACTGGCATGACCCATTTTACGCCCTGAGGCAAGGAGCCGGGGGCAGCACCCACGCTGAGGCGCTGCCCGGCGGCGAGCGCCGGCTCCTCACGGGCCGGCCGGGCCGAACAATGGGCGGCAgggcctgcagcagctgcccgGGCCCACCTGGAGCCTCCGTCCTCTCACAGCACCGCTCTGCCCGCGGCTTCTCGCCCCGCAACTCCGCCGGGCGCCGAGCAGCGGCCCGGCCGGCCCAGACACCAAAGCGGCGCTTTCTGGAGCCGCCCGCCGCGGCTGAGGGTGCGCGCAGCCGGGGCAGCTCCGCGGGGCTCGGCCCGCACCGGGGCCTCAGGGCCGGAGAGCCCCGAGCCGCGGACACGCGCGGCCCCTCAGCGCGGCCCCGCCAGCGCCT
This genomic stretch from Oenanthe melanoleuca isolate GR-GAL-2019-014 chromosome 7, OMel1.0, whole genome shotgun sequence harbors:
- the CDCA7 gene encoding cell division cycle-associated protein 7 isoform X2 encodes the protein MAPPRPQRRCSGRRNFTAFRNTKLIPMETSSSSDDSCDSFGSDNFANTKCKFRSDIKEELAKIFHEASDDESFCGFSENEVQDALKLESDSDENDTSAGSEMGQRGRKCPVPLKVAMKFPLRRSERRKGGVEPVPETPVPAPDSDSDTEESGAMFLEKRALNIKENKAMLAKLMAELQNVSGIFGGRKSLPAVSHGPKRLPRHSLPKCALRRNPDRSSRPHTRSRSLIEGPPTLVPEEEEDDRYILVRRRKMSDEYLEHEARAPRRGHRGAMAFPHVVRPVEDITEEELDNICGSASEKVYNRAMGSTCHQCRQKTIDTKTNCRNPDCVGVRGQFCGPCLRNRYGEDVRAALLDPTWRCPPCRGICNCSFCRQRDGRCATGVLVYLAKYHGFDNVHAYLKSLKQELGMED
- the CDCA7 gene encoding cell division cycle-associated protein 7 isoform X3; its protein translation is METSSSSDDSCDSFGSDNFANTKCKFRSDIKEELAKIFHEASDDESFCGFSENEVQDALKLESDSDENDTSAGSEMGQRGRKCPVPLKVAMKFPLRRSERRKGGVEPVPETPVPAPDSDSDTEESGAMFLEKRALNIKENKAMLAKLMAELQNVSGIFGGRKSLPAVSHQGPKRLPRHSLPKCALRRNPDRSSRPHTRSRSLIEGPPTLVPEEEEDDRYILVRRRKMSDEYLEHEARAPRRGHRGAMAFPHVVRPVEDITEEELDNICGSASEKVYNRAMGSTCHQCRQKTIDTKTNCRNPDCVGVRGQFCGPCLRNRYGEDVRAALLDPTWRCPPCRGICNCSFCRQRDGRCATGVLVYLAKYHGFDNVHAYLKSLKQELGMED
- the CDCA7 gene encoding cell division cycle-associated protein 7 isoform X1 encodes the protein MAPPRPQRRCSGRRNFTAFRNTKLIPMETSSSSDDSCDSFGSDNFANTKCKFRSDIKEELAKIFHEASDDESFCGFSENEVQDALKLESDSDENDTSAGSEMGQRGRKCPVPLKVAMKFPLRRSERRKGGVEPVPETPVPAPDSDSDTEESGAMFLEKRALNIKENKAMLAKLMAELQNVSGIFGGRKSLPAVSHQGPKRLPRHSLPKCALRRNPDRSSRPHTRSRSLIEGPPTLVPEEEEDDRYILVRRRKMSDEYLEHEARAPRRGHRGAMAFPHVVRPVEDITEEELDNICGSASEKVYNRAMGSTCHQCRQKTIDTKTNCRNPDCVGVRGQFCGPCLRNRYGEDVRAALLDPTWRCPPCRGICNCSFCRQRDGRCATGVLVYLAKYHGFDNVHAYLKSLKQELGMED